Sequence from the Hirundo rustica isolate bHirRus1 chromosome 9, bHirRus1.pri.v3, whole genome shotgun sequence genome:
CAAGTTGCCAGAGTTCTGTGCATGTGAGGATTAATATCtacaggagagagaagaaaagcgGTTTGTTCCCCGCGTTTTCCAGCCGTCTGGCAGTGCAAGGCCCGCGGTGAGGGTGGTTTATTGATGCTTGCcgggggctctgggctggggctgtcGGGCAGACAGGGATATACCAGGGAAGATGCGCGACCCAGTGCTGCCCGCCAGGGGTTGTCCCAACACATCAGGATAGGATGGCCCGCTCTCTCCAAGCCGGGTTTTCAGGGAGTCAGTCCGCTGTGGTGACACACTTCACACCAGAGCCGCCTTGGCTGGAGAGACCCCTCTTGCACAGGCGCAGGGGTGGATCTCTTGCAGACACATCCCTAAATCTGCAGCTGCATGCCACTCTCCGAAAGCCCCATAGCAGGAGGGCACAGGCAGCTGGGGGACAGGAGCAAGCCACATCCCAGCCCCGCTTCAGCCCAGCCCTCACGGCTCCACCAGCACCTGAGTTAACACTCAGAGACACCAGGAACTCGGAAAGCCCTTTCcaacagcagctgcctgctgctgcgAGTCTCCAAGGTGATCGGGGAAGAGCCAGCTCGGTTTGGTCTGAATTGTCATGGCTTGgccagctcttcccagggcaTCCCACCCAGGCAGAACCACAGCATCTCCTGCCCACACCCTACAGCcaatattgtttttatttcatgccAGTACCTGGttctcctctgcctcagcagcCCTCCTGCTCAGGGTGCAAACCCCGTGGGGTCACAGCCCCATCCAAGCAGACCCAGCGCCTCTGGCACAAGTCTGGCTCTGACACCCTGGGTACTTAGGCAAGATTTCAAAAGTTCTTTTGTTAGCAAAACATTGCAGGATCGGGCCCTGGGAATGAATGTGAGCTATGACAAATGTCCTTTCTGCTGACTGTCCTTTGCAAGTGATTATTTCAGCACCCCCCTGAGTGATCTCTGCAGACAATATGTCACAGGCAGGCATGGCACGTTGCAAATTTCCATTAGCCAGAAGACGTCTGCCTATAGATATCGTGTGGAGAGAGCCAAAGTATTTCAAGGGGTAAGTTCTTTCACAACGCCCTTTCTGAGCAGGGTTATTGCcagggaaaagcacagaagcTGCTGCATCCCAGTAAAGCTGGAAGGACCAGAGAGGAGATTCAGCACTCAGCAACTCAGCTGAAGATGGCAGGCCAGCTTTTAGAGACAGATTGAGGCCAAATTTTATGGcaaccaagaagaaaaaaagcatgttcTTCCCTCCACTCTCATACTAAACTCACTTTCCAATTCTGTGGAGTACATagaatgaaagaatgaaaagccACAAGGTCGTAAGCTGTGGACAAAAGCTGATTCCGTGGGTACCTGCCAGCATACCAGCTTTTGATCATacccagcagctggggaatgAAATGCTGGTTTACACCGAAGATCAGACGACTTCCAACTCCTTAGAGAGGAAAATGCAATAGGGACCACAGAAAACTGCTCTGCTTTGGAAGATACTCttgaaaaaagggagagaaatacTAGTCTGGCACATTTACCCAAAGGTTGTTTAAATTCTAAAAGAAATCTAAATCTGGGGATGGGGAAATCTCCCTTCAAACCTTGTCAGGTGGTGTGGTTGGGAGTCCTGCAAATAAATAGCAGCAGCCTAGCCAGTGAACAGGTTAgaattttaattgattttgttgctaggaagaaaagctgtgatCTCCCAATTTGATGGGCTAAATCAGAATTTCACCTGCAAGGGATTCCTTGGAGGGAAGACACATTCTCTTTACGCAGATGGAAACTATCAAGTCCAGTAAGAGCTGCATGGACAAGCCTTGTAGGAATTACCATTTGGTTTTAAGAAAATCATAATGAAATAGAGACCTTTAAGAAGAGTCACTAAAAATGTAAGATGTGGCAGTGTCACAACAGCAGCACGAATCTGTCTCCCACCAGCTACAAGACTATAATTTCCTCTTGCCAAGATCCGTCCAGAGCCAGAGGAACAGCATGTTGGAAGAAAAAGGTCATGTtggaagaaaaagctttattttaaaaaagtccTTTCTaacaataaaagtaatttttttaaaaatagtaaaaagaaGTAGTCAAGTTGGGGGTTCTTTTCCtacagggaaaggaaatgaTAAACAacttaaatattcatttaaaatcCAGTGAATTTGTTTAGTGGTTtgaggggggaggggggttggATCGCTTTCATTCCAGTTACACGGGAGGCActcagggaagagaggagaaagcCCATCTGAGGGAGAGTTCCTGCATGTTGCACCACGCACCCAGCTCCTGAGTGTGCCCCTGCTCGCCCTGGGGTGCCCCGCTGCAGGCGGCATCCCCGGGGGCAGGCTGGGCACAAGGGCACGCGTGGGGAGCCCTGCCTGGCGGATGCAGCCAGAGAACACCTTTTCCGGGAAGGAACGGAGCAGATGCACACATCGCCTCGCCTCCGTTTCAGAATAAGCTGGGAGAGAGAGGAATTGAGTCCCCCCACACGTGTGTGTCTGCACACAGCCTGAGGCCGGGCACCCCTGACTTCACCCCAGCTGACCCCCACCGGAGGGAGAGGTCCGCTTGCCCAGAGCCGCTCGTGGGAGCCTGGGGATGCCCGGCCGAGCCCCCTCAGCCCCATCCATCACATGTACCGCTCCAGGCCGGCGGGGAAGTTGGGCTGTCTCATGTAGGTGTTGCTGGAGCCGAACTGGCCCAGGGGTGAGGCGgagagccccaggagctgctcgcCGTGCTCGGCACAGGCCGGGGCCCGCATGGCCGGCAGGGTCAGTCTGTTGGGAGCCCCGTAGAGCTGCGGGCTGCTGGGCGAGTAGCTGCCCTGAGCCACGGGCAGGTGCGGCGGCGAGGCGGCATAGGGGTACGCCAGGGAGTTGGGGCCGGCCCGGCCCAACAAGCCGGGGCTGACGGGCTGCGCCTGGAAGCAGGGAGGCTCGGAGCCGCcggcagagcaggcaggagccagctcGGCTCCGGGCAAGCCCAGCGATGGGTGGCCCAGCTCGGAGGGCGGTGAGGGTTGCAGGGCCTGCTGCCCGCTGATGAGGCTGTCGATGCTGAACATCCTGGGATGCTGGGccggcggcgctgccccggccgcGTAGGGGTGGAAGACGGCGCTGGAGAGCTGGGGGCCGTAGCCGGGCGAGCAGAGGGCGTTGGGGTAGGGAGCCGCGGGTGCCGAGGGGCggccggcgggcgggggcgTGAAGGCGCTGGAGTTCTGCATGTAGCCGGGGTAGGTGGTGATGTCGGTGCGCTTGAAGCGCTTCCTCCGGCGCAGGAAGCTCCCGTTGTCGAACATGTCCTCTGCGGCCGGATCCAGCGTCCAGTAGTTGCCCTTGCCGGGATGCCCGGGCTCCCGGGGGATCTTGACGAAGCAGTCGTTGAGGGTGAGGTTGTGGCGGATGCTGTTCTGCCACTTCTTTGGGTTCTCCCGGTAGAAGGGGAAACGCTCGGTGATGAACTTGTAGATGCCCCCCAAGGTGAGCTTCCTCTCGGCGGCGTTGGCGATGGCCATGGCGATGAGGGCGATGTAGGAGTACGGGGGCTTGCCCCGCTGCACCGGCCGCTTCCTCCGGCGGCccccggcgggcggcggcggctcctcgggcggcggcggcggggccgggctgctCCCGGTGCCCCGCGGCTCCGGCTTCACCGGCGGCGCCTGCGGAGACCCCCGCGGCGGCCCgggggagccggggctggcCGCGGGGCTGGGCGCCGGCAGCGTGCACATGCCTCGCAGGCAGGGAAAGCCGGCCGCGTTCATATACGGCCCtcgccttcctcctcctcctcctcctggaggaggctgggggggAGCGGCGGGAGAAAGAGCCCCCCccgaggggaggggaaggggaaagggaggggaaggggaggggggcaggCTCGGCGGCAGCTCCCCGCGATGGGGAGGTCGGTCCCGAGCCGCTTGGCAATATATAGGGCTGTCGCCCCCCCCCCGGAGGGGCCCGCCCGGCCCCTCTCCCCCGGCGGGAGGAGGAGGCCcccggggaggggtcccgaCTCCCGCAGCTAAATCCCGCAGCCTCTCCTGGGGTTCCTTCCGTAGCCATGGCCCCGAGTGGTCCCTcccccgggggtcccggggccAGCGCTGCGGCCGCATCTCCTCCCGGCCCTTCTCCGCGGCACTTCGCTTTGCTCGGAACTGGTGCTTCCTCCCgggagaaaaaccaaacaaaaccagtccCGACGGCCAGCCGGGGGTGAGTCTGGTGCCgctgccagcccccagcaggAGAGCAGGTAACTTCCCTCCGCGACCCCTCCTGTGCTTGGAATTCGTTGTCTTTTTCTCCCGTGGAAAGTGCTCAGAGGTGGTCCCAACTCAGCGCCGGCAAGAGCCAGGGGCTCTCCCCGAAACCAAGCCTGTCGGTTTAGTTCCTTTGCAGCTTGGTGAGACCTCCTAGGTAaggaaatcctgggaaaagttcttttctttttcccaggagagagggaaatggtCCGCAAAGCTCAGGGCTGCCCAGAGcgtggacagggacagcacttCAGAGATGGACAGGGAAAATAAGGCTGACTTTAGCACTGCAGAGAGTATGAAGCTGAAGGAAGACACCAGTCTCAGAATTCCCTACTGGGTTTCAGGAAAATCTCTTCAGTTCTCCAGAGAGATGTGGCTGGGCAGAACTGCAGCCTCTCACCCTCGACATGTGCTGCTaccggggctgaggggctgcttGAGCTGCACCAGAAAAACGGTGAGCTCCCACACTGTGCTCACCCATTGCTCCCGAGAGTCACCTCTGAGCCAAATGCCTGCCCAAGGAGCCCCTGGCCCAGAGCAGAGAAGGAAGCCACTGCTCAAGGGTGGGCTGGACAAGCCGGGGGGAACTTTTACGACCAGCTCACAGCTTCAGGCGTAGCtatgtgtccctgtcccggggACACAGATGGAAAAGTACCACCAATGCAGTGGTAGATCCCTTCATAAATCCCGCTAGAGTAAAACTTGAAGTCTTTAACTCTGCAGCTTGTGTGAAAGTATTTCCAAGGGCAGAGCACAATGAAAGGCTTTTTCCACAGAGGCAAGTAGGTGACTTTGACCGGGTCCTGTCATCCTCCTACTTTCCTTTTTCAACTAAAAATCCACTCAACATTTTAGAGAAGAGTCTTCAGCCCTTTACTTTAAGCATTTGCTAGTGGAATAATGGCACCATTGCTCATTCCCTTTCTTGTGCCTGCATGCGGTTTTGttcatgctttatttttcctgcagatATTTGTGGCTCTTCTTCCCCTCTCCAGGGCTCAGGCAGGGAATTGTGGGTCCAGACCTGATCTGACACAGACCGGTGCTGTTTCAGCTAACTGCCTCAGTTTCCATTCTGCCAAACGAGGATAATGGGAATGTTGGTGCCGGCTGAAGGACAGAGAGCAGGTGAGAAAGGGTGAAACAGCCTTGGAGAAAGGTACCTTTCTCCAGACACTGATGTTCAGGgaggaaagcaaatgaaaggcacagctgggaccatTCATTCACCTTGTGAGAGCCAAGggagaaagaatggaaaattcaTATTTCTCCTGACATGCACATTTAAATCAAGCAAGCATCTGAAGGGAGGTGGTTGATTTCAGCCAGAGGATCTGACTTTTCCACTCACTGGagagggcagcaggacagatATCCAAGAAGGGAATCACTAAAGATCTCTCCAGTCTGCGCAAAGAAAGTTGCCCACCTGGGGGAGATGGAAACCTTCAGCTTTGCAAATATTAACTGGTAGGATTTTCATGTTGATGCAAGGATTTTAATGTATCGTGATCTGGCAAGAATGGGTTTGGGAGGGAAAAGGGTTGTGGAGCACAAAAGAGGAACAGCTTTTCTCAGTCACATCAAACAGCCCTTATTTACCACTCACTCTCTCCTGCTCGTTTGGttgtcttttgttgttgttttggagaggggttggttttttgtttatttcgttgggattttttaaaatattcttaacagctgaaaatagctgaaaaagaaaacacaccagTCTGTCTGGATCTGGATCTGTCTGCACCTGGAATCAGATCTAGCAAAGGAGGAAACATCTCATCTGGACAATGGGCTACGAAGAGCCAACTGCTTTAAGTGTTTATAGTCCCAGGCCCTGATCTCATGTTATTTTACACACAGAGGAAGAAGCGCTGGCCCCTTCTGGGGCTGTGGGCTGGCTCAGACTCCAGCTGGTGAGTAGTTACTTTAAAGCTGATGGGACCATTCAAACTGCTCTCAGCTTCAGCGCGTTCAGACCCAGATGTCAAAATAGCATTGACAGATGGATAAAACAGCAGGACAGAGGTGGGCAGGAGCACACAGACAGGAAGCTGTGTTTTCATGGAATAAGGAAGGCCAGAACACACAGACTCTGATTCCCACATATGCTTTCTCACTCAGGGTGCTCTTTGGCCCAGAACTATTATTAAAAAGTGGAAGACAGTAAAAAAGGTGGCTACCAAACAAGTGTGATCCAGAACTCTCTTTAAAGTGAGGTGATGAGAATGGAATAAATCACATTTACTAAGCAAGTGTCAGTTATGCTGCCTTCTGCATCAGTTCATCCTGAGTACGTAGAGAGAGTTCAACCTCCAGCTCCTGAACCGTTTTAcactggagctgcagcctcctctaGAGATGTTGTACGCACAAATCACTTTATAGCACAGGTGAACTTGCTTGGCTGCAGAGGAATGGGGCTGTGCACCCACAGCCAGCCTCTGTTTTACGTCCCCCATGCACCCAGGCAGGCATTGCATCTGCGGTACCCACGTGTCCAAGCTACACTTGGCAATCACATAAGttagaaaaatgtgtgttttcttcccccaaaaCAAATCTATCTTCTGGTAAACCACAGGCAGTATGGGGATACCTGGGTGGAAGATTCATGATCTCTAATGTAGCCATGCTGAGAGACCAGTGGCTTTGTCCTGCTCTGTGTAGAACAGTTGCATTTGGATCATCCCTATTTCCAGAGCCCTCCAATTACCTGTGAAGCAGTCATCTGTTTCTCAGCCCCCCTGGAATGtgcaggggaaaagagggaGTGGGAGCCCTGACAGCAAAGgcttctctgctttctctccctAGAAATCCCACAGTGAACAATCCAAGGCACCCTCCAGCCTGAGAGCCAGCGTGGCCCCTGGGGGATTCTTCAACGACACAAAACCTGCTGATGGTGCTCTTAGGATGGCCCTG
This genomic interval carries:
- the FOXE3 gene encoding forkhead box protein E3, giving the protein MNAAGFPCLRGMCTLPAPSPAASPGSPGPPRGSPQAPPVKPEPRGTGSSPAPPPPPEEPPPPAGGRRRKRPVQRGKPPYSYIALIAMAIANAAERKLTLGGIYKFITERFPFYRENPKKWQNSIRHNLTLNDCFVKIPREPGHPGKGNYWTLDPAAEDMFDNGSFLRRRKRFKRTDITTYPGYMQNSSAFTPPPAGRPSAPAAPYPNALCSPGYGPQLSSAVFHPYAAGAAPPAQHPRMFSIDSLISGQQALQPSPPSELGHPSLGLPGAELAPACSAGGSEPPCFQAQPVSPGLLGRAGPNSLAYPYAASPPHLPVAQGSYSPSSPQLYGAPNRLTLPAMRAPACAEHGEQLLGLSASPLGQFGSSNTYMRQPNFPAGLERYM